The following proteins are co-located in the Gloeocapsa sp. PCC 7428 genome:
- a CDS encoding linear amide C-N hydrolase gives MMRAITIYRSVVSTMFALTLGVMQQIPAAIACTRVVYLGPNNTIFTARTMDWKSEMPTNLWVFPRGVERNGIAGSNSIVWTAKYGSVIASGFDAGTADGMNEKGLVANLLYLVESEYVTPTRNDQRKPLSISLWAQYFLDNYATVAEAVQAMRQEPFYVVTTMTPDGQPGQLHLSISDATGDSAIFEYVDGKLQIHHNRNYQVMTNSPIYEQQLALNDYWEAIGGLTMLPGTNRAADRFVRASFYIKAIPQTADINEATASVFSVIRNVSVPRGISTPGQPNIASTLWRTVADHKSKRYFFESTRSPNVFWVNLSDLNFTKGAPTMKLTLTNGAVYAGNVAAKFQPTKPFAFLPSVKN, from the coding sequence ATGATGCGAGCAATTACAATTTATCGGTCTGTAGTCAGCACAATGTTTGCATTGACGCTGGGGGTAATGCAGCAGATACCTGCGGCGATCGCCTGTACTCGTGTTGTTTATCTTGGACCAAACAATACGATTTTTACTGCACGCACTATGGATTGGAAAAGTGAAATGCCAACCAACCTTTGGGTTTTCCCACGTGGTGTAGAGCGTAATGGTATTGCTGGTTCAAACTCAATTGTATGGACTGCCAAATATGGTAGTGTCATTGCATCGGGCTTTGATGCTGGCACAGCAGACGGTATGAACGAGAAGGGCTTAGTTGCCAACCTACTTTATCTTGTGGAGTCAGAGTATGTTACTCCAACAAGAAATGACCAGCGTAAACCCCTATCAATTTCCCTATGGGCACAGTACTTCCTCGACAACTACGCCACTGTTGCGGAAGCCGTGCAAGCGATGCGCCAGGAACCCTTTTATGTCGTTACGACAATGACTCCAGACGGACAACCTGGGCAGTTGCACTTGTCTATCTCGGATGCTACTGGTGACTCAGCCATTTTTGAATATGTAGATGGAAAACTTCAGATTCACCACAACCGTAATTATCAGGTGATGACCAACTCGCCGATCTACGAACAGCAGCTTGCTCTCAATGATTATTGGGAAGCGATTGGTGGACTGACAATGTTACCAGGAACGAATCGTGCTGCCGATCGCTTTGTGCGTGCTTCATTTTATATCAAAGCAATTCCACAAACGGCTGACATTAATGAGGCAACTGCTAGTGTTTTTTCGGTCATTCGCAATGTATCTGTTCCTAGAGGAATTTCCACGCCTGGACAGCCCAATATTGCCTCAACACTCTGGCGTACGGTTGCAGATCACAAAAGTAAGCGCTATTTCTTTGAATCAACGCGCAGTCCTAATGTATTCTGGGTAAATCTGTCCGATCTCAATTTTACGAAAGGCGCACCAACGATGAAACTGACACTCACAAACGGTGCTGTTTATGCAGGGAATGTAGCAGCAAAATTTCAACCGACTAAACCTTTTGCTTTTCTGCCATCAGTAAAAAACTAA
- the guaA gene encoding glutamine-hydrolyzing GMP synthase, producing the protein MIVILDFGSQYSELIARRIRETQVYSEVVSYRTTVEQLQQLNPKGIILSGGPNSVYDVGAPQCDPQIWELGIPILGVCYGMQLMVNQLGGNVVRAERGEYGKASLLIDDPTDLLTNVEDGTIMWMSHGDSCTALPEGFEVLAHTENTSCAAIAHHEKKLYGVQFHPEVVHSLGGMALIRNFVYHICDCEPTWTTEAFVDEAIREIRAKVGDKRVLLALSGGVDSSTLAFLLHKAIGDQLTCVFIDQGFMRKLEPERLVKLFQEQFHIPVEYVKARDRFLAAIAGVTDPEEKRRRIGHEFIKAFEDASKRLGPFDYLAQGTLYPDVIESADTNVDPKTGERVAVKIKSHHNVGGLPKDLRFKLVEPLRKLFKDEVRKVGRSIGLPDEIVQRQPFPGPGLAIRILGEVTEERLEILRDADLIVRQEINRNGIYNQLWQAFAVLLPIRSVGVMGDQRTYAYPIVLRLVSSEDGMTADWARVPYDLLETISNRIVNEVRGVNRVVYDITSKPPGTIEWE; encoded by the coding sequence ATGATCGTCATCTTGGACTTCGGCTCTCAATACTCTGAACTCATCGCCCGTCGCATTCGGGAAACGCAAGTATATTCAGAGGTGGTTTCCTATCGCACGACTGTTGAACAACTACAGCAACTCAACCCTAAGGGAATTATCCTTTCAGGAGGACCTAATTCAGTCTACGACGTCGGCGCTCCGCAATGCGATCCCCAAATTTGGGAGTTGGGTATTCCGATTCTGGGTGTTTGTTACGGAATGCAGTTGATGGTGAATCAACTCGGTGGAAATGTCGTGCGTGCTGAACGGGGTGAGTATGGCAAAGCCTCACTTTTGATTGACGATCCGACTGATTTACTGACAAACGTCGAAGATGGCACAATCATGTGGATGAGTCACGGAGACTCGTGTACCGCATTGCCAGAAGGGTTTGAGGTTTTAGCACACACAGAAAATACTTCTTGTGCAGCGATCGCGCACCACGAGAAAAAACTTTATGGCGTACAGTTTCATCCAGAAGTTGTGCATTCGTTGGGTGGAATGGCGTTGATTCGGAATTTTGTCTATCACATTTGCGACTGCGAACCAACGTGGACGACGGAAGCTTTTGTTGATGAAGCAATTCGCGAAATTCGTGCCAAAGTAGGTGATAAGCGGGTCTTACTTGCGCTTTCTGGTGGTGTCGATTCTTCAACGTTAGCGTTTTTACTTCATAAAGCAATTGGCGATCAGTTGACGTGTGTATTCATTGACCAAGGCTTTATGCGTAAGCTAGAGCCAGAACGGTTAGTCAAGTTATTTCAAGAACAGTTTCACATACCAGTGGAGTATGTTAAGGCGCGCGATCGCTTTTTGGCGGCGATCGCTGGTGTCACCGATCCTGAAGAAAAACGCCGCCGCATCGGACACGAATTTATTAAAGCCTTTGAAGATGCTTCCAAGCGCTTAGGACCTTTTGATTATCTAGCCCAAGGAACTTTGTATCCTGATGTGATTGAATCGGCGGATACCAATGTTGATCCGAAAACGGGGGAACGTGTCGCAGTCAAAATCAAGAGTCACCATAACGTCGGCGGCTTACCCAAAGACTTACGCTTTAAGCTTGTCGAACCACTGCGGAAATTATTTAAAGATGAAGTGCGTAAAGTTGGGCGTTCAATTGGTTTACCTGATGAAATTGTACAACGACAGCCATTTCCAGGTCCAGGCTTAGCCATTCGGATTTTAGGCGAAGTGACAGAAGAGCGTTTAGAAATTTTACGCGATGCCGATTTAATTGTCCGTCAGGAAATTAACCGTAACGGTATCTACAATCAACTGTGGCAAGCGTTTGCAGTATTGTTACCAATTCGTAGCGTTGGCGTGATGGGCGATCAGCGTACTTATGCGTATCCCATAGTTTTACGTTTAGTTTCCAGCGAAGATGGGATGACTGCGGATTGGGCGCGGGTTCCATATGACTTATTAGAGACGATTTCTAACCGCATTGTCAACGAAGTTCGCGGCGTGAATCGCGTCGTTTACGACATTACTTCCAAGCCACCAGGAACGATTGAGTGGGAGTAG
- the cbiD gene encoding cobalt-precorrin-5B (C(1))-methyltransferase CbiD, translating to MNSGEIRSGYTLPVFACAAAIAALHWLHKKQGTTSVDVNLIHPAETVEIPIEQVSGIAQGALAITRSDPGDNLDLTRNTPIWALVEPREEGQALIIQGGEGIGKLSATGEAAIYSYAQQLIQENLTQLLQPGEKITVTIILPEGRQLAERTSNAAFGVVEGLSLLGTSGIAQPLSAPGQLEAFREELQAKRHFHCLVFCIGENGLDLATQMGIESKRLVKTANWLGPLLVEAAVQQVDAILLFGYHGKLMKLAGGIFHTHHHLADGRREILTAYAANVGLPTPVLQTLFTSSTAEAALKYLREVDVQEGSNWVNTVYSAIAHSIDRRAQEYIFKQSTRQLQVGSVLFDRDRQIIVKSEIGSTLLAHLC from the coding sequence ATGAATTCTGGTGAAATTCGTTCTGGATACACGTTGCCGGTGTTTGCTTGTGCGGCGGCGATCGCTGCTTTGCATTGGCTACACAAAAAGCAAGGTACAACATCAGTTGACGTCAATCTCATTCATCCCGCAGAAACCGTAGAAATTCCGATTGAACAAGTTTCAGGAATTGCGCAAGGTGCGTTGGCAATTACGCGCAGCGACCCTGGTGATAACCTTGATTTAACTCGGAATACGCCAATTTGGGCATTGGTAGAACCGCGCGAGGAAGGGCAAGCGCTCATCATCCAAGGTGGTGAAGGAATTGGCAAGCTGAGTGCGACAGGAGAAGCGGCGATTTATAGCTATGCACAGCAATTGATCCAGGAGAACTTAACGCAGTTGCTACAACCAGGCGAAAAAATCACCGTGACGATTATTCTCCCTGAAGGAAGACAATTAGCCGAGCGGACGTCGAATGCTGCGTTTGGTGTTGTTGAAGGACTCTCTTTGTTAGGAACGAGTGGAATTGCCCAACCATTAAGCGCTCCTGGGCAACTCGAAGCCTTTCGCGAGGAATTACAAGCTAAACGTCATTTTCATTGTTTGGTGTTCTGTATCGGGGAAAATGGCTTGGATTTAGCAACACAAATGGGAATTGAATCTAAGCGATTAGTGAAAACTGCGAATTGGCTTGGACCTTTACTTGTGGAAGCTGCGGTACAACAAGTAGACGCAATTTTACTCTTTGGCTATCACGGTAAGCTAATGAAACTTGCGGGAGGAATTTTTCACACACATCACCACCTTGCAGATGGACGTCGGGAAATTCTCACAGCGTATGCAGCAAATGTTGGTTTACCGACACCAGTGCTACAAACTTTATTTACAAGTTCCACAGCAGAAGCTGCACTGAAGTATTTGCGAGAAGTGGACGTACAAGAAGGCAGCAACTGGGTAAATACTGTGTATAGTGCGATCGCCCACAGTATTGATCGCCGCGCTCAAGAATATATTTTTAAGCAAAGCACTCGCCAACTTCAGGTTGGTTCAGTATTATTTGACCGCGATCGCCAAATCATCGTCAAAAGTGAAATAGGTTCCACTTTGCTCGCCCATTTGTGTTAA
- a CDS encoding MFS transporter has translation METISPPTIEIREHHHAIAVSPSELPPKISPQEIRTSLRASTIDGIFAAIFSSITSGVLLTNFLLQLGASSVEIGMLSSIPMVVNLLQPLGAYFADRTTSRHNYCLCIFGVSRLLWLILVVGIGWVCWSGANLHQLVSWTLGMVLVTHILNALGGSSWVSWMAALVPHRLRGRYFGFRNSASSLTTLLSVPIFGFAVSAWPHSSIQGYGIVLFLGIVAGLISMGCQFFMADVNPLQPRDAASYRAKAKAAENLNVVDESSRLQVSIFQDANFLKFLLYFGLWTFAVNLSAPFFNLYLLDNLHLNLSWVTTYTSLTAGANLVMLVLWGKMADRIGNRPLLILVGVLAAITPIFWLGAGSDSLSRWIWLPLIHIFSGGTWAAIDLCSNNIQMEVAPVEHPSKYFAIAAAISGVCGAFGTTTGGFLAQLSIIGGLPGLFALSVIVRLIALLPLVFVREPRSQSVLKILRNLLPFQPQLAPVPVGEIGDRSE, from the coding sequence GTGGAAACCATCTCTCCTCCCACCATAGAAATTAGAGAACACCATCACGCGATAGCGGTATCACCCAGCGAACTACCGCCTAAAATTTCGCCGCAAGAAATTCGGACAAGCCTTAGAGCATCAACGATTGATGGAATCTTTGCAGCAATATTCTCTAGTATTACCAGTGGCGTCTTGCTCACCAATTTTCTTTTACAACTGGGGGCAAGTTCTGTAGAGATTGGGATGCTTTCGTCGATTCCGATGGTAGTCAATTTGCTACAGCCTTTAGGAGCTTACTTTGCCGACAGAACCACAAGTCGCCATAACTATTGCTTATGTATTTTTGGCGTATCTCGGCTACTATGGTTAATTTTAGTTGTCGGAATTGGTTGGGTATGTTGGTCAGGAGCCAATCTACATCAACTTGTTAGCTGGACGTTAGGCATGGTGCTAGTAACGCATATCCTGAATGCCTTAGGTGGTTCGTCGTGGGTAAGCTGGATGGCAGCGCTAGTTCCCCATCGCCTGCGCGGACGTTACTTTGGCTTTCGTAACAGTGCCAGCAGCCTGACAACATTACTTAGCGTACCCATCTTTGGTTTTGCAGTTTCTGCATGGCCTCATAGCAGTATTCAAGGTTATGGCATCGTGCTGTTTTTAGGTATCGTGGCTGGATTAATTAGCATGGGATGCCAGTTTTTTATGGCAGATGTTAATCCGCTACAACCGAGAGATGCTGCTTCGTATCGCGCTAAAGCAAAAGCGGCGGAGAATCTGAACGTTGTGGATGAAAGTTCGCGTTTACAAGTCAGTATTTTTCAAGATGCTAATTTTTTAAAGTTTTTACTTTACTTTGGCTTGTGGACGTTTGCAGTTAACTTGAGTGCGCCGTTTTTTAATTTGTATCTGTTAGATAATTTACATCTTAATTTAAGCTGGGTAACAACCTACACGAGTTTGACGGCAGGGGCGAACCTTGTGATGCTGGTATTGTGGGGCAAAATGGCAGATCGCATCGGCAATCGTCCTTTGCTGATTCTTGTCGGTGTTTTAGCCGCAATTACACCTATATTCTGGTTGGGGGCTGGTAGTGATTCGCTGTCGCGCTGGATTTGGTTGCCCTTGATTCATATTTTTAGTGGTGGAACTTGGGCAGCAATTGATTTATGTAGCAATAATATTCAAATGGAAGTTGCTCCTGTCGAACACCCGTCAAAATACTTTGCGATCGCAGCAGCAATATCTGGTGTTTGTGGCGCTTTTGGCACAACTACAGGCGGCTTTCTCGCCCAACTGTCGATCATTGGTGGTTTACCTGGCTTATTTGCGCTTTCGGTTATCGTCCGGTTAATCGCGCTCTTGCCACTTGTTTTTGTCCGCGAACCACGCAGTCAATCAGTTCTCAAGATTCTGCGCAACTTGCTTCCCTTTCAACCGCAACTCGCACCTGTTCCTGTTGGAGAAATTGGCGATCGTTCAGAATAA
- the moaA gene encoding GTP 3',8-cyclase MoaA translates to MNAVDYLRISLIDRCNFRCQYCMPEGAELDYILRQQLLTDAELLSLIEEVFIPVGFTRFRLTGGEPLLRPGVIEIVRAIAAFPQTQDLAMTTNGFLLAGMAQALYDVGLRRINISLDSLDPDTFNQIIGNRSRSRWQQVWQGIQSAYQVGFDPLKLNVVVIPGVNDHEVLDLAALTIDREWHVRFIEFMPIGNSQLFGDRGWIASEELRQRIRDSFGLTESQVRGSGPADVFQIPGAKGTLGFISQMSECFCDRCNRMRLSADGWLRPCLLNEGHQIDLKTPLRAGADMAQLRKEVRQLLAIKPEINFKQRESGTTGAYSRTMSQIGG, encoded by the coding sequence ATGAATGCAGTAGACTACCTCCGGATCAGCTTAATCGACCGCTGTAACTTCCGGTGTCAGTACTGTATGCCGGAAGGTGCTGAGTTAGATTATATTTTGCGGCAACAGCTATTAACTGATGCAGAACTACTCAGCTTAATTGAAGAAGTCTTTATTCCCGTTGGCTTTACGCGGTTTCGGTTAACGGGCGGCGAACCGTTACTGCGTCCTGGGGTCATTGAAATTGTCCGCGCGATCGCTGCTTTTCCTCAAACTCAAGACCTGGCGATGACCACTAATGGTTTTTTGCTCGCGGGTATGGCACAAGCGCTTTACGATGTCGGACTGCGGCGGATTAATATTAGTCTAGATTCGCTCGATCCTGACACTTTTAACCAAATTATTGGCAATCGCAGTCGTTCGCGCTGGCAACAAGTTTGGCAAGGTATTCAAAGTGCGTATCAAGTTGGTTTTGATCCTTTAAAACTGAATGTCGTGGTCATTCCTGGTGTGAATGACCACGAAGTTCTCGACCTTGCTGCCTTAACGATTGACCGTGAATGGCACGTCCGCTTTATTGAATTTATGCCAATTGGCAATTCGCAACTTTTTGGCGATCGCGGCTGGATTGCTTCCGAAGAACTCCGCCAACGCATTCGCGATTCGTTCGGCTTGACAGAATCGCAAGTACGTGGTAGTGGACCTGCGGATGTCTTTCAGATTCCTGGGGCGAAAGGGACGTTGGGATTTATTAGTCAGATGTCCGAATGTTTTTGCGATCGCTGCAACCGGATGCGGCTTTCTGCCGATGGCTGGTTACGTCCGTGCCTACTCAATGAAGGTCATCAAATCGACCTCAAAACGCCCTTACGCGCTGGTGCTGACATGGCACAGTTACGCAAAGAAGTACGTCAACTGCTCGCAATTAAACCTGAAATCAACTTTAAACAACGCGAATCAGGAACAACTGGCGCATACAGCCGCACAATGTCACAAATTGGAGGTTAA
- the rpsD gene encoding 30S ribosomal protein S4 — protein sequence MSRYRGPRLRVVRRLGELPGLTRKSARRSYPPGQHGQNRKKRSEYAVRLEEKQKLRFNYGLTEKQLLRYVRRARRVTGSTGQVLLQLLEMRLDNTVFRMGMAPTIPAARQLVNHGHITVNGRVVDIASYQCRPGDEIKVRDREASRKLVENNLQYPGLANLPSHLEFDKNKLEGRVNSLVEREWVALQVNELLVVEYYSRQA from the coding sequence ATGTCCCGATACAGAGGACCAAGATTAAGAGTTGTTCGCCGCTTAGGAGAGTTACCAGGATTAACTCGTAAAAGCGCTCGTCGCTCATATCCACCAGGACAGCACGGACAAAACCGTAAGAAGCGTTCTGAATATGCTGTTCGTCTAGAAGAGAAGCAGAAGCTGCGTTTTAACTACGGTTTGACCGAAAAGCAGTTGTTACGTTACGTCCGCCGTGCTAGACGCGTGACTGGCTCAACAGGACAAGTTCTATTGCAACTATTAGAAATGCGGCTGGATAACACCGTTTTCCGTATGGGAATGGCTCCGACGATTCCTGCTGCACGGCAATTAGTGAATCACGGTCATATCACAGTTAACGGTCGAGTTGTCGATATTGCAAGTTATCAGTGTCGTCCTGGCGACGAGATTAAAGTCAGAGACCGCGAAGCTTCACGTAAGTTAGTAGAAAATAATCTACAATATCCAGGACTTGCGAACCTTCCTAGCCATTTAGAGTTTGATAAAAACAAGCTCGAAGGTAGAGTGAATAGTTTGGTTGAGCGCGAGTGGGTGGCGCTACAAGTTAACGAATTGTTGGTCGTTGAGTACTACTCACGACAAGCATAA
- a CDS encoding acyl-CoA dehydrogenase family protein: protein MKEDIITTQLSLSVIPDSWHEPAIAEILSRVVDIADFAFANAATVDCHGAFPAKEFELIAQAKLLSAPLPRELGGLGLGIQAGGTLPLLLLLKQLGRGNLSVGRVYEGHVNALQLINTFGTPEQIEAFAEAARDRHKIFGVWNAEAADGVKVIPLDNGNYRLEGSKTFASGCGFVERPFVNGTLPDGSWQMCIVPMDEVETVVDPAWWQPSGMRASASYKVDFTGVELAPLYVIGNPGDYFRQPWLTGGVIRFAAVQLGGAEALFNLTREYLQSLNRTPDPYQEERLGKMAIAIESGHLWLRGAATLVDEYAPVFGGYAAEVHPQASKIVAYGNMVRTAIEQICMDVMQLCERCVGTRGLLPPNPIERVIRDLTLYLRQPAFDAAIANVGQYALGSEEPASSLWML from the coding sequence TTGAAGGAGGATATTATTACTACACAACTTTCACTCAGCGTTATCCCTGATAGTTGGCACGAGCCAGCAATTGCAGAAATTTTATCGCGGGTTGTCGATATCGCTGATTTTGCATTTGCTAACGCTGCGACGGTAGATTGTCATGGAGCCTTTCCCGCAAAGGAATTTGAACTCATTGCGCAAGCAAAACTCTTGAGCGCACCATTACCTCGCGAATTAGGCGGGTTAGGGTTAGGGATACAAGCAGGTGGAACGCTACCTTTATTGCTGTTACTTAAACAATTAGGTCGCGGTAATTTATCTGTTGGACGCGTTTATGAAGGTCATGTTAATGCGCTACAACTGATTAACACGTTTGGCACTCCCGAACAAATTGAGGCTTTTGCGGAAGCCGCACGCGATCGCCATAAAATCTTTGGTGTCTGGAATGCTGAAGCCGCTGATGGTGTCAAAGTGATTCCGTTAGACAATGGCAATTATCGGCTAGAAGGCTCGAAAACTTTTGCTTCGGGTTGTGGTTTTGTCGAACGTCCATTTGTGAATGGAACGCTACCTGATGGTAGTTGGCAAATGTGTATTGTGCCGATGGACGAAGTTGAAACAGTTGTCGATCCTGCATGGTGGCAACCTTCAGGAATGCGCGCATCGGCAAGTTACAAAGTAGACTTTACAGGTGTGGAACTTGCTCCACTGTACGTTATCGGCAATCCTGGCGATTACTTCCGTCAACCCTGGCTAACAGGCGGTGTGATTCGCTTTGCGGCGGTGCAACTTGGTGGTGCAGAAGCGTTGTTTAATTTAACGCGGGAATATTTACAGTCACTCAATCGGACGCCAGATCCTTATCAAGAAGAACGTTTAGGAAAAATGGCGATCGCTATCGAAAGTGGGCATCTTTGGCTACGCGGTGCAGCAACTTTAGTCGATGAGTACGCGCCAGTATTTGGTGGTTATGCGGCTGAAGTCCATCCCCAAGCCAGCAAAATTGTTGCCTATGGCAATATGGTACGCACCGCGATCGAGCAAATTTGTATGGATGTGATGCAGTTATGCGAACGCTGTGTTGGTACTCGCGGCTTACTCCCGCCAAATCCAATAGAACGCGTTATTCGTGACTTGACGTTGTACCTACGCCAACCCGCATTTGATGCGGCGATCGCCAATGTCGGGCAATACGCGTTAGGAAGTGAGGAACCTGCAAGTTCGCTGTGGATGCTATGA
- a CDS encoding PIG-L deacetylase family protein, translated as MTQIVSQTLLAPEQIPLYPASAIADFGSTLIVAPHPDDESLGCGGAIALLQQLGVPVEALVISDGTQSHPNSRCYPAPALRDLRESETRAALAVLGDQVAVTFFRLQDGAVPNRNSADFNFAVTRLRDYLSSRDVQTIFLPWRFDPHPDHRATWELLTTAIDTANLSLRQIEYLIWDWDPLQRKDSNLPPNIKPWRLDIGTVVDLKQQAIAAYRSQTTDLIDDDPEGFRLTPEMLANFAHPWELYLEQA; from the coding sequence ATGACTCAGATTGTGTCGCAAACGTTATTAGCTCCAGAGCAAATACCACTCTATCCCGCAAGTGCGATCGCTGATTTTGGTTCGACGCTGATTGTTGCGCCGCATCCTGATGATGAATCGCTTGGATGTGGTGGGGCGATCGCTTTATTACAGCAGCTTGGCGTCCCCGTAGAGGCGCTTGTTATCAGTGATGGGACTCAATCGCATCCTAACTCGCGTTGCTACCCTGCACCCGCCTTAAGAGACTTACGTGAAAGTGAAACTCGCGCTGCACTCGCGGTGCTTGGCGATCAAGTCGCAGTGACATTTTTCCGCCTTCAAGATGGTGCTGTTCCTAATCGAAATAGCGCTGATTTTAATTTTGCGGTGACTCGCCTGCGAGACTACCTATCCAGCCGTGATGTACAAACAATCTTTCTACCTTGGCGATTTGATCCGCACCCCGATCACCGTGCGACTTGGGAACTACTCACAACCGCAATTGACACGGCAAACTTATCACTGCGGCAAATTGAATATCTAATTTGGGATTGGGACCCTTTACAACGCAAAGATAGCAATTTACCCCCAAATATTAAGCCGTGGCGGTTGGATATCGGTACAGTCGTCGATTTAAAACAACAGGCGATCGCGGCATATCGTTCGCAAACAACTGATTTAATCGACGATGACCCAGAGGGTTTTCGTTTAACACCAGAAATGCTGGCAAACTTTGCCCATCCTTGGGAACTTTACTTGGAGCAAGCTTGA
- a CDS encoding class I SAM-dependent methyltransferase, which translates to MNQPKPPMESLQPQYFNDLYTADEDPWQFETSEYEANKYANTLATLPKQRYRSALEIGCSIGVLTSRLAERCDSLFSIDASEVALNRAMKRCQHQPHVKFQLMQVPLDYPQATFDLTLVSEVGYYLSWDDLRKAQKLILEHLESGGHLLLVHWTLYAEDYPLWGDEVHDSFMELTDSHLRHLHGQREDQYRLDLFERV; encoded by the coding sequence ATGAATCAACCAAAGCCACCTATGGAGTCACTGCAACCTCAATATTTTAACGATCTCTATACTGCTGATGAAGATCCTTGGCAGTTTGAGACGAGCGAATATGAGGCGAATAAATACGCAAATACTCTAGCCACGCTACCAAAACAACGCTACCGCTCTGCGCTCGAAATTGGTTGTTCGATTGGTGTTCTGACTTCGCGTTTAGCCGAACGTTGCGATTCACTGTTTTCTATTGATGCATCGGAAGTTGCTTTGAATCGCGCCATGAAGCGCTGTCAGCATCAACCTCATGTTAAGTTTCAACTGATGCAAGTGCCACTTGATTACCCGCAAGCAACTTTTGATTTAACTTTAGTTTCCGAAGTTGGTTATTACTTATCGTGGGATGATTTAAGAAAAGCGCAAAAACTGATCCTAGAGCATCTAGAATCAGGAGGGCATTTGCTGCTTGTCCACTGGACGCTATATGCCGAAGATTACCCCTTGTGGGGCGATGAAGTTCACGATTCGTTTATGGAACTAACCGATTCGCACTTGCGGCATTTGCACGGACAGCGGGAAGATCAATATCGGCTTGACTTGTTCGAGCGAGTTTAG